One segment of Fervidobacterium sp. DNA contains the following:
- a CDS encoding ketoacyl-ACP synthase III, protein MKYAKIISSGMYVPQKVMSNAEFEKLTMFTIDPYFSEVIGINHRHISEDWETPTYMAAQASKKALQRIGMNPEELDLIIVGTDTPESVSPPDAPRVQYLIGAHKAEPLAFNVNASCANGALLLDIAARYIATGDYKNVLVVGTYAMTKFLSWKYSWEALFSDGAGAIVLTASDKPGYIGSVSRADGSWWQNWGIYMGAGTMNLQGFERGLHKLDLRSAYPSTVNEEGWPMLINKLIEKYHIAKEDIGMIFFTQVRKKTIEKVMETMQLPTEKAHMIMHKYGYTGSACVYMAYDDAFDEGRLSDLKDKVIIFLTSGVGFQQVAVAFRV, encoded by the coding sequence ATGAAGTATGCAAAAATTATATCATCTGGTATGTACGTACCTCAGAAAGTTATGAGTAACGCTGAATTTGAAAAACTAACAATGTTCACTATCGATCCATATTTTTCTGAAGTCATAGGTATCAACCATCGACACATTTCTGAAGATTGGGAAACACCAACCTATATGGCAGCACAAGCCTCGAAAAAGGCACTTCAACGTATTGGGATGAACCCCGAAGAGCTTGATTTAATCATAGTCGGAACTGACACACCAGAATCTGTATCTCCACCAGATGCACCTCGAGTTCAATATTTAATTGGCGCACATAAGGCTGAACCGCTGGCATTTAACGTGAATGCCTCTTGTGCTAATGGTGCTTTATTACTTGACATAGCAGCAAGGTATATAGCCACGGGGGATTACAAAAATGTACTCGTTGTTGGTACTTACGCTATGACGAAGTTCCTCAGTTGGAAATATTCTTGGGAAGCACTTTTTAGTGACGGAGCTGGTGCCATTGTTCTAACAGCATCAGACAAACCTGGTTACATAGGTAGTGTTTCCAGAGCCGATGGAAGCTGGTGGCAAAATTGGGGAATTTATATGGGAGCGGGTACAATGAATTTGCAAGGTTTTGAAAGAGGTTTGCACAAATTAGACCTGAGATCTGCATATCCTTCAACAGTCAATGAAGAAGGTTGGCCTATGCTTATCAATAAATTGATAGAAAAATACCATATTGCTAAGGAAGATATAGGCATGATATTCTTCACACAGGTTAGAAAGAAAACTATAGAAAAAGTTATGGAAACAATGCAGTTACCAACAGAGAAAGCTCACATGATAATGCACAAATATGGTTACACCGGTTCTGCATGTGTATATATGGCATACGATGACGCATTCGATGAAGGGAGACTCTCGGATCTTAAAGATAAAGTTATTATCTTCTTAACCTCAGGTGTTGGCTTCCAACAAGTTGCAGTTGCATTTAGAGTTTAG
- a CDS encoding TetR/AcrR family transcriptional regulator — protein MPQRVDGVESKSKIKNSAIQLFSTRSFSDVSVSQITKLANLSTGAFYQYYINKDELFREITEEFFTELETNLRGDTLKDVGLKFLNFSFERSDFVKIVHLNEYSFEWLRNEYENILRKVSREFGLTHVGHFYFWSPLKFIVAFFDLLEVDIDYEHFITLILDGAIAQCEEKIPESVFDFTPLRHVLEDDEKREQILASAESLFGLYGYEKTLVYDIAKASGIAVGTFYLYFKNKIQVLRELVRWISKGLRYNVKLAVEKFSSHNRIIQEIAGLYAFLKFFKVHSNMYKIVRESQSVDRNIAKEYYNSIYEPYINSLKKAVAQGQLVLKKTYSAEEEISYIVLLLMSFGHYAGEKYLLTGHINGEKDEQIQSFLFELYEYICRGLEVSR, from the coding sequence ATACCGCAAAGAGTTGATGGTGTTGAATCAAAGAGCAAGATAAAAAATTCAGCAATACAATTGTTTAGTACCCGTAGTTTTTCAGATGTGTCGGTATCACAGATTACCAAACTGGCAAATCTAAGTACAGGAGCATTCTACCAATATTACATAAACAAAGACGAATTATTTAGAGAGATAACTGAAGAGTTTTTTACAGAACTTGAAACAAATTTAAGAGGAGATACTCTCAAGGATGTAGGATTAAAGTTTTTAAACTTTTCATTTGAAAGGTCAGATTTTGTGAAAATAGTTCATTTAAACGAATATTCGTTTGAATGGTTAAGAAACGAGTATGAAAATATACTGAGGAAAGTATCAAGAGAATTCGGACTAACTCATGTTGGGCATTTTTATTTCTGGTCACCTCTAAAATTTATAGTGGCGTTTTTTGATCTTTTGGAAGTTGATATAGACTACGAACACTTTATAACTTTGATTTTAGATGGTGCTATTGCTCAATGCGAAGAAAAAATCCCAGAAAGTGTTTTTGATTTTACACCTTTAAGACACGTCTTGGAAGATGATGAGAAAAGAGAGCAAATACTTGCAAGTGCTGAGAGCTTGTTCGGGCTGTATGGATATGAGAAAACCTTGGTATATGACATTGCTAAGGCTTCAGGAATAGCAGTGGGAACATTTTATCTGTATTTTAAAAATAAAATACAAGTGTTACGTGAACTTGTTAGATGGATCAGTAAAGGTTTAAGATACAACGTAAAACTTGCCGTTGAAAAATTTAGCTCTCATAATCGCATTATCCAAGAAATAGCTGGTCTGTATGCTTTCTTGAAATTTTTCAAAGTTCATTCCAACATGTACAAAATTGTTCGAGAAAGTCAATCTGTAGACAGAAACATCGCAAAAGAGTATTACAATTCTATCTATGAACCTTACATCAATAGTTTAAAAAAAGCTGTTGCACAGGGTCAGCTTGTTTTAAAAAAGACGTACAGTGCAGAAGAAGAAATAAGTTACATAGTTCTCTTGTTGATGAGTTTTGGACATTATGCCGGTGAAAAATACCTTCTAACAGGGCACATAAACGGTGAAAAAGATGAACAAATTCAAAGCTTTCTCTTTGAGCTTTACGAATACATATGCAGAGGTTTGGAGGTGTCACGATGA
- a CDS encoding 4-hydroxybutyrate--acetyl-CoA CoA transferase gives MNVDKLYKEKLVDIDYVLSILKDNWTIVVGMTPMEPKVFQRNLHRTKASNLEIFTCLNTEPYEYCTNPEHFQKFSNYSWFFGPHNRKLSKNTYYVPNNLHQAATNLIETTKINMFVGVTSPMDSKGFFTLSASVVYEKDVIEHADLVVLEVNPNAPRTHGDTQVHISDVDYIIEVDYELPQAELLEPSDSERKIAENIVELIEDGATLQLGIGGIPNAVAKFLKGKKDLGVHTEMFTESMIELFEEGVITNKRKSIWNGKFVCTFAYGSKKMYQFLDENPAVLFLRGKYVNDPYVISQNEKMVSINTALMVDLTGNVCSEAIGTSHYSGTGGQLDTHRGAVKSKGGKGIIAMRSTAKDGTISTIVPLLPQGSPITVPRQELDYLVTEWGAVRLRGLPTRKRALALISVAHPDFRQELKKEAEKLGII, from the coding sequence ATGAATGTTGATAAGCTTTATAAAGAAAAGCTCGTTGATATAGACTACGTACTTTCCATTTTAAAAGACAATTGGACAATAGTTGTTGGTATGACGCCAATGGAACCAAAGGTTTTTCAAAGAAACCTACATCGTACAAAAGCGAGTAATCTTGAAATATTCACTTGCTTGAACACAGAACCATACGAATATTGTACCAATCCTGAACACTTTCAAAAGTTCAGTAACTACTCATGGTTCTTTGGTCCACACAATAGAAAACTTTCTAAAAATACCTACTACGTGCCAAATAATTTACATCAGGCTGCAACAAATCTTATAGAGACTACTAAGATAAACATGTTTGTGGGGGTTACTTCACCCATGGATTCGAAAGGTTTTTTTACATTGTCCGCGAGTGTCGTGTATGAAAAGGATGTTATTGAACATGCCGATTTAGTTGTATTGGAAGTTAACCCCAATGCTCCGCGAACGCATGGTGATACACAAGTTCATATCTCAGATGTCGATTACATAATCGAGGTAGATTATGAACTACCTCAGGCAGAACTACTTGAACCATCAGATTCTGAGCGTAAGATTGCGGAAAATATAGTTGAACTCATAGAAGACGGTGCAACATTGCAACTTGGTATTGGAGGTATACCGAATGCAGTTGCAAAATTCTTAAAAGGAAAAAAGGATTTAGGTGTCCATACTGAAATGTTCACAGAGAGCATGATTGAACTTTTTGAGGAGGGAGTGATAACAAATAAAAGAAAAAGTATCTGGAATGGGAAATTCGTTTGCACGTTCGCGTATGGTTCAAAGAAGATGTATCAATTTTTGGATGAGAATCCAGCTGTATTGTTTCTTAGGGGTAAATATGTAAACGATCCTTATGTTATATCACAAAATGAGAAAATGGTAAGCATCAACACTGCATTGATGGTAGATTTAACTGGTAATGTCTGCTCAGAAGCGATTGGAACATCACATTATAGTGGTACTGGAGGTCAACTTGATACACACAGAGGTGCAGTAAAAAGTAAAGGTGGGAAAGGCATAATTGCTATGAGATCAACTGCAAAAGATGGCACAATATCAACAATCGTCCCGTTGTTGCCACAAGGCTCTCCAATCACAGTACCAAGACAGGAACTTGATTATTTAGTTACGGAATGGGGTGCAGTTAGGTTAAGAGGACTACCAACAAGAAAACGGGCATTAGCATTAATATCAGTTGCGCATCCGGATTTTAGACAAGAGCTCAAAAAGGAAGCGGAAAAGTTGGGGATAATTTAG
- a CDS encoding ABC transporter substrate-binding protein, with translation MRKLLGILLLLGLFVSLFAEVGVYSDKVVIGTFQALSGPYAIIGQEMTKGMRAYFNWINKRGGIHGRTIELIVADDQLNPAKTVVEVKRLVEQDKVFAIVGGLGTYGCLAVMDYLEQNKVPFVYQGAGTSKLVVPPKRYIFGVQPDYTLEGTLIAKFVAEINNFKAPAIVYMNNDIGLEGYAAFKDKLADYKRQTVAEVSYNPADTDYSGLVVRLVEKNPDVIIIYGLLTDTIRWVKTIRDYGLNSKIITIYPNADPSFINLAGNYAEGIIFTGWVPLATPDRPEFVRDYQRAFSIFQESYPKQNMSSYAVAGFIAAEVFIEGLVRAGKNLTREGLVKALESFKGWNGILAKDITWGPNVRRGKSSMYFMVVKNKQFVPLTDLIRP, from the coding sequence ATGAGAAAACTTTTAGGTATTTTGCTACTCTTAGGTCTTTTTGTAAGTTTATTCGCTGAGGTTGGCGTATATAGCGACAAAGTAGTTATTGGAACTTTCCAAGCATTATCAGGACCATACGCAATCATTGGTCAAGAAATGACTAAGGGAATGAGAGCGTATTTCAACTGGATAAACAAGCGTGGAGGAATACATGGCAGGACCATAGAATTAATCGTAGCAGATGATCAGCTCAACCCTGCTAAAACCGTTGTTGAGGTAAAAAGATTGGTGGAACAAGACAAAGTCTTTGCAATCGTTGGTGGACTTGGCACGTACGGTTGTTTAGCCGTTATGGATTATCTTGAACAAAACAAAGTACCTTTTGTCTACCAAGGTGCAGGTACATCCAAACTCGTTGTACCACCAAAAAGATACATATTTGGAGTTCAACCAGACTACACACTTGAAGGAACACTTATAGCCAAATTTGTTGCTGAAATCAATAACTTCAAGGCACCAGCGATAGTTTACATGAACAACGACATAGGGCTTGAAGGTTATGCAGCTTTCAAAGATAAATTAGCAGATTACAAGCGTCAAACAGTAGCGGAAGTTTCATATAACCCAGCTGATACAGACTACAGTGGTTTGGTCGTAAGACTTGTTGAAAAGAATCCAGATGTCATAATCATTTATGGCTTATTGACAGACACTATAAGATGGGTAAAAACAATAAGAGATTACGGACTTAACAGCAAGATTATAACAATCTATCCAAATGCTGATCCATCTTTCATAAATCTCGCAGGAAACTATGCAGAAGGAATAATATTCACTGGTTGGGTACCACTTGCTACACCTGATAGACCAGAATTTGTCAGAGATTATCAAAGGGCATTTTCGATATTCCAGGAAAGTTATCCAAAGCAAAACATGTCTTCATATGCAGTTGCCGGCTTTATAGCTGCTGAGGTATTTATAGAAGGACTTGTAAGAGCTGGAAAGAATCTTACAAGAGAGGGACTTGTAAAAGCACTTGAAAGCTTCAAGGGATGGAATGGTATACTTGCAAAAGATATTACTTGGGGACCGAATGTAAGACGTGGTAAATCCTCAATGTACTTTATGGTTGTTAAAAACAAACAATTTGTACCATTGACAGATTTAATAAGACCATAA
- a CDS encoding ABC transporter ATP-binding protein → MLRLENITVRFSGLVAVDNLNMIVKEGVVHSLIGPNGAGKTTVFNAISGLVKHNGKIYIHDKDITNIPVHKRVEYGLGRSFQNVIIFKYLTVLQNLMLGYHHSLNYSMLDEISDTKKHQNYEKRAMLKAIDVADLIGIKNLLGVYAGTLPYGYQKLIDVGRALMSEPKILLLDEPAAGLTEKESDILKEKIRKIKDYGITVLLIEHDMRMVMDISDEITVINFGKKIAEGKPEEIVNNEEVIKAYLGTGFEEVNLDDR, encoded by the coding sequence TTGCTAAGACTTGAAAATATTACGGTCAGATTCTCTGGACTTGTTGCTGTAGATAATCTAAATATGATCGTCAAAGAAGGTGTGGTACATTCATTAATAGGTCCAAATGGCGCGGGTAAAACAACCGTTTTTAACGCTATATCAGGACTCGTTAAACATAATGGAAAGATATATATCCACGATAAAGACATTACAAACATACCTGTTCACAAACGTGTGGAGTATGGATTAGGAAGAAGTTTTCAAAACGTTATAATTTTTAAATATCTGACAGTACTTCAAAACTTGATGCTTGGTTATCATCATTCGTTAAATTATTCCATGTTGGACGAAATATCTGACACCAAAAAACACCAAAACTACGAAAAAAGAGCAATGCTAAAGGCAATTGATGTAGCAGATTTGATAGGTATAAAGAACCTACTTGGTGTGTATGCAGGAACCTTGCCGTACGGCTATCAAAAATTGATAGATGTTGGCAGAGCCTTAATGAGTGAGCCTAAAATACTCCTTCTTGACGAACCTGCAGCAGGTTTGACAGAGAAGGAATCAGATATCTTGAAAGAAAAGATTAGAAAGATCAAAGACTACGGTATAACGGTGTTACTCATAGAGCATGACATGCGAATGGTTATGGATATATCTGATGAAATAACGGTAATCAATTTTGGAAAAAAAATTGCAGAAGGCAAACCGGAAGAAATAGTAAATAACGAAGAAGTTATAAAAGCTTATCTTGGTACAGGTTTCGAAGAGGTGAATCTTGATGACAGATAA